Genomic DNA from Caldicellulosiruptor hydrothermalis 108:
TTTGGGCAAATTTTTATTAAATTCAGCCGTTTTAGCTCAAAATTTAGCTTCTTCTTACTATTGCTAAATAAATCTCGATTTTTCTCTTTATTATTCACCATATTTAATTTTAAAAGCTTCTTCCTTGGAAAAATAGTATTTTTTCTCGCAAAAACTGCATACAATTTCGATGGTCTCATCTGAAATTTCTTCATCTTTTAAAAGCGGAATTATAGATTCCACCTTTTCTTTAGAACAGTCACACTTGTACACTGGCTGATGCTTAGCTAACACTTCATATTCTATTTTGCCAAAAAGTTCTTTTACAATCTCTTCAATGCTTTTATTTTCAAGTACTGATGAGATGTTCGTAAAATTTTTCAATTTCTGCTCCAGGTCCAAAATAACTTTCTCATCTGTCTCAGGTAAAACCTGAATAATAAAGCCTCCTGCTGACTTTATACTTTCATCTCTGTCAATTAGAACACCAAGCGCAACAGCTGAGGGAATTTGTTCTGACAGAGCAAAATAGTGTGTTATATCCTCTGCTATTTCGCCAGATACAAGTTCAATTTGACCTATATAGGGTTCTTTCAATCCCAAATCCTTTATAACCGTGAGCGTGCCTTCTCCAATTGCTCCTTTTACATTTAACTTCCCTCTCTCATCAATCTCTGTGAGCACCTCTTTGTTTTTTACATATCCCTTTACATTCCCTTTTGAGTCAGAAACAGCAACCAAGCCTTTGAGTACACCTGAACATGATATTTGAACTGACACAGAATGATTTTCACCTTTTAACATAACACCCATCATAGATGTTGCTGTCAATAACCTTCCTAAAGCTGCTGCAGGGATGGGTGGAAGGTTATGTATTTTGCGCGCATATTCTACTATATCTGTTGAGTCCATGATAAAGATTGCTATGTTTTTGTCTTTTGACAGAGCTCTCAAGATCTGTGCCATATAAATTCTCCCTCCGAAATTCAATTTATTGAGAGTTATATAAGTCTATTTTAATCCAAAAACA
This window encodes:
- the hslO gene encoding Hsp33 family molecular chaperone HslO; translated protein: MAQILRALSKDKNIAIFIMDSTDIVEYARKIHNLPPIPAAALGRLLTATSMMGVMLKGENHSVSVQISCSGVLKGLVAVSDSKGNVKGYVKNKEVLTEIDERGKLNVKGAIGEGTLTVIKDLGLKEPYIGQIELVSGEIAEDITHYFALSEQIPSAVALGVLIDRDESIKSAGGFIIQVLPETDEKVILDLEQKLKNFTNISSVLENKSIEEIVKELFGKIEYEVLAKHQPVYKCDCSKEKVESIIPLLKDEEISDETIEIVCSFCEKKYYFSKEEAFKIKYGE